Below is a genomic region from Citrobacter tructae.
TATGCTCACGCTAAGTCGACTGCATTAAAAACTTTTGTGAGCGGTGATGAATAAATTGATTTATCACTGGTATTTTTTCAATACAGCATGGCCTGGCGCTGTGTAAAAATAAATTATTGAGGTTCAGGAGTCCGGCGTGGAAAAAAATAATATTACCCTCGACCCGAGTTCTTCGTTTGGCACCTCGCCATCTGCGGATATTAATGTTCCGCCAGACGGCATGGTTCAACGCAGCAGTCGAATAAAACGCATTCAGACCACAGCAATGATTTTATTATTTTTTGCTGCAGTCATTAATTATCTCGACCGCAGTTCACTGTCGGTAGCAAACCTAACGATTCGTGAAGAACTGGGACTCAGTGCCACACAAATCGGTATCCTGCTGTCTGTGTTCTCTCTCGCTTACGGCATTGCACAGCTGCCCTGTGGCCCGCTGCTGGATCGTAAAGGCCCGCGTATTATGCTGGGGCTGGGCATGTTTTTCTGGTCGCTGTTTCAGGCGATGTCCGGCATGGTACACACCTTCACTCAGTTTGTGCTGGTACGTATCGGGATGGGGATTGGTGAAGCGCCAATGAACCCGTGCGGCGTGAAGGTAATCAACGACTGGTTTAACATCAAAGAGCGTGGCCGCCCGATGGGATTATTCAACGCCGCCTCGACCATCGGTGTCGCCATTAGCCCGCCAATTTTGGCTGCCATGATGCTGGTGATGGGCTGGCGCTGGATGTTTATTACCATTGGTGTGCTGGGTATTTTCCTCGCCATCGGCTGGTACATGCTGTATCGCAACCGCGAGCAGATTGAACTGAGCGCTACTGAACAGGCGTACCTGAACGCCGGTAGCGTCAATGCCCGCCGCGATCCGCTGAGTTTTGCCGAATGGCGCAGCCTGTTCCGCAACCGTACCATGTGGGGCATGATGCTGGGCTTTAGCGGCATCAACTACACCGCATGGTTGTATCTGGCCTGGCTGCCGGGTTACCTGCAAACTTCCTATAATCTGGATTTAAAAAGCACCGGATTAATGGCGGCGATCCCGTTCCTGTTTGGCGCAGCCGGAATGTTGATTAACGGTTTTGTCACCGACTGGCTGGTGAAAGGCGGCATGGCGCCGATTAAGAGTCGTAAGATTTGTATTATTGCCGGGATGTTCTGTTCTGCTGCATTCACCTTCGTGGTCCCGCAGGCGACAACGTCGATGGCCGCAGTGTTACTTATCGGGATGGCGCTGTTCTGCATCCACTTCGCCGGAACGTCCTGCTGGGGTCTGATTCACGTTGCGGTGGCGTCGCGCATGACCGCCTCCGTGGGCAGTATCCAGAACTTTGCCAGCTTTATCTGTGCGTCGTTTGCACCGATTGTCACCGGATTTATTGTTGATACCACTAACTCTTTCCGTCTGGCGCTGATTATCTGCGGCTGCGTGACGATGGTCGGGGCGTTCGCTTATATCTTCCTGGTCCGCCAGCCAATCAGCGATCCGCGCCAGGAGTAATCCCTTGTAGCCCGATGGCAGCAACGCCAGACCGGGCTACAATACTCTTCCCCAGTAAGCCGGATAAGCGGCAGTAAACTGCGCCATCC
It encodes:
- a CDS encoding MFS transporter — protein: MEKNNITLDPSSSFGTSPSADINVPPDGMVQRSSRIKRIQTTAMILLFFAAVINYLDRSSLSVANLTIREELGLSATQIGILLSVFSLAYGIAQLPCGPLLDRKGPRIMLGLGMFFWSLFQAMSGMVHTFTQFVLVRIGMGIGEAPMNPCGVKVINDWFNIKERGRPMGLFNAASTIGVAISPPILAAMMLVMGWRWMFITIGVLGIFLAIGWYMLYRNREQIELSATEQAYLNAGSVNARRDPLSFAEWRSLFRNRTMWGMMLGFSGINYTAWLYLAWLPGYLQTSYNLDLKSTGLMAAIPFLFGAAGMLINGFVTDWLVKGGMAPIKSRKICIIAGMFCSAAFTFVVPQATTSMAAVLLIGMALFCIHFAGTSCWGLIHVAVASRMTASVGSIQNFASFICASFAPIVTGFIVDTTNSFRLALIICGCVTMVGAFAYIFLVRQPISDPRQE